From the genome of Bartonella sp. M0283:
TCTGTTTTTGTGGGATTTGCGCGCCACTTTCATTCCCGCCCTTTCTATTCCGGTCGCCTTGATCGGCACATTTGCCGCCATTTATCTTGCCGGTTTTTCGGTCAATATTTTAACCCTCCTTGCGCTTGTTCTTGCAACCGGTCTGGTGGTTGACGATGCGATTGTCGTTCTGGAAAATATTGTGCGTCACCGCAATCTTGGCGCAGGGCCGAGGGCTGCGGCGGTCATTGGCACAAGAGAAGTGTTTTTTGCCGTGATTGCCACAACACTGACCCTTGTTGCCGTCTTTGTGCCGATTTCCTTCTTGCCGGGTCAGGCAGGCGGGCTTTTCCGCGAATTCGGTTTTGTGCTGGCAATTGCCATTCTGCTTTCGGCAATTGTGGCTTTGACACTTTGCCCGATGCTTGCTTCAAGATTTCTGAAAGATGTCAAAAAGCCTGCCGCAGACATTGCCGATAATGAGGGAAATTTAAACGGTGAGGAAAATAACGGGCAGGAGGCCTTAAGCAACGGGCATTCCAAACCGGCATTGCTTTTGAATGTTGCCCATGCATTACAGAATTTCTATGCCCGCAGCTTGCACCGTGCTCTTGACCATCCGTGGATTGTGGTTTTGCTTTCACTCGGCTTTGTTGTTTTAAGTGCGGGTGGATACCTCACCTTGCGGCAGGAACTGACCCCGTCGGAAGACCGCGCACAGGTGTTTTTGCGCATCAACGGGCCACAAGGAATTTCTGTCGATTATCTCAATGATGAAATGCGCAAAATCGAGGATGCGCTTTTACCCTTCAAAGAAAGGGGCGAAATCATCAATACCTATTCGGTATCAGGCACTTTCGGCTCGTCCAATAACGGTTTTCTCATGCTCAATCTTGCTCCCTGGGGCGAGCGTCACCGCAGCCAACAGGAAATTGTTCAGGAAATCAATCAAATTATGAAAGGTTTTCCGGCTGTGCGTGTCATTGCGGCGGAAGGTAATTCGCTCGGTATCAGAGGAGCAGGACAGGGCTTGCAATTTGCAATTCTCGGCACCGATTACGCCAAACTCCAGCCGGTTGCCGATCAACTTGTCAGGAAAATGCAGGAGGACCCGCGTTTTGTCCAGCCGCGCTTAAGTGTTGAAGCAACGCAGCCGCAATTGTTCATCGACATCAATCGTGAAAGGGCAACCGATCTCGGTATTGACATTACCGGCCTTGCCAATGCCGTGCAATCCATGCTTGACGGGCGCAAAATCGGCTCGGTCTATATTGGCGACCGCTCCTATGATGTGAAGCTTGTGTCGAATAGCACACCGGTCAATGACCCGACCGATCTTGAAAATATTTTCATGAAAACGGCAGATGACCGTTTCGTGCCGATGTCGGTGGTGACAACAGTTAAAGAAAAGCCGGTTCCGCCTGAACTCGGGCGGGAATCGCGTATGCGCTCTATCGCCTTGACGGCAAGTCTTGCACCGGGTTTTGCACTCGGTGAAGCTTTTGAGCAGGCGCTTGACCTTGCAAAACCCATATTGCCGGCTGGAAGTTATATCATCCCGCTTGCCGAGGCTGCCACATTGAGCGAAACCTCTTCCGGCCTTATTATCGTCTTCGGCTTTGCCCTGGTCATTATTCTTCTTGTTCTTGCCGCACAATTTGAAAGTTTCATTTCCGGCCTCATAGTCATGGCAACAGTGCCGCTCGGCCTTGGCAGTGCCGTTTTTGCCATGATGGTGAGCGGGGTAAGCCTTAACGTCTATAGCGAGATCGGGCTGGTGCTGCTTGTCGGTATTATGGCCAAAAACGGTATTCTGATTGTCGAATTTGCCGATCAGCTCAGAAACCGCAATCAGACTTTGCACGAGGCGGTGGAAAATGCTGCCAATATACGTTTGCGGCCGGTATCAATGACAATGATTTGCGCCATTCTTGGCGGTGTACCGCTCATTCTTGCAAGCGGGGCGGGTGCGGAAGCGAGAATTTCTTTGGGCTTTGTCATTGTCGGCGGTCTTGGCCTTGCAACTATTGCAACGCTTTATGTGACACCGGTTACCTATCTCTTGCTTGGCCGCTTTATCCGCCCGAAAGCCGAAGAGGATTTCGAGCTTGAGGAGGAACTCGATGCCGCACAAAATGCCAAAACAACCGGCTGAATGACGAGCGAAACAGGAGACAAACAAAAAGTGCGGTGATGCACCCGCATTTAAAGGGGAGCAATTTTAAAATCTTCTTACTCGGCTCAAGCGGCGATGATAAAAGCAAACGATAAACACAAAAAGAGCGGGCGGGATAATAGAGATAAGAGATAAGCTATTTTGCCGGTCTGTTGGCGGCCTTGCCGGTCGTCCATCGGGAGCCTCAAGAAAACCCGCCTTTAATGGCGCGATAAAGGGCTCTCGTTAAAGCCCCGTCGAGTTTATTTTTCAGTAAAGTTTAATTTTCTTTTACGCGGAATGGATAAAGGCAATTTTACCTCTTTTACTTCAATATGTTTCATCTTAAATTCTATTTACACAATGGAGGGTAGCTTGCCATGTTCCGCAACGAAGAAAAATTTCGCGCCGCTTTCAATGCATTAAAAACCCATGCAAAAGATCCGGAGCTTGGCGATATTCGCTCACTATTTAAAAATGACCCGCAGCGTTTCGAACATTTTTCATTGCGGCTTGATGATTTGTTGTTCGATTTTTCCAAATGCGGGGTGACAGCGAAAACCTTGGAACTTCTGGATAATCTTGCCGATGCTGCCGGTTTGAAAGAGCGGCGCGAGGCCATGTTTTCCGGCGAGCCAATCAATCTGACCGAGAATCGTGCGGTTCTTCACGTTGCATTGCGTGCACCGGAGGGAAGCACAATTATGCTTGGCGACAAAAATATTGTCGAGGATGTGCAATCGGTTCTCTCGAATATGGAAAAATTTTGCGAAGGGGTGCGCTCCGGTGCTTTGAAAGGCGAACATGGCGGCAAGATTACCGATGTCGTCAATATTGGCATCGGTGGTTCCGATCTTGGGCCCAAAATGGCAACGCTTGCCCTAAAACCTTATCATGACGGGCCGAATAGCCACTTTGTTTCCAATGTCGATGGCGCCGATATTGCCGATACATTGTCGCGGCTTGATCCGGCAACAACATTGATTATTATTTCTTCCAAAACCTTCACAACCGCCGAAACCATGACCAATGCGCGTGTTGCGCGCCAATGGATTGCAGAAAAACTGGGTGAAATGGCGGTTTCAAAACATTTTGCGGCGGTTTCGACAGCACTTGGCAAGGTGGCCGATTTCGGCATTGACCCGTCGCGCGTTTTCGGCTTCTGGAACTGGGTTGGCGGGCGTTATTCC
Proteins encoded in this window:
- a CDS encoding efflux RND transporter permease subunit is translated as MAGASQKSGERERNREKDNGGLVALFIRRPVSAFVLNVLIMVAGLAALQGIDVRELPDVDRPVVTVSTDFDGAAAETIDREITQKLEDAVARVSGVKTISSRSSFARSRVTVEFNDGVDLNVAAADIRDAISRVTNDLPDDADSSRIIKADSNADAVMRLAVTSTTMSVDDLTVLTEDQIVDTLSAVSGVADVQVNGDRDKIFRIDINPAKLASYGLTIADVTKTLSDMALDAPAGSLRSSSQALVVRATANISTPEEFENVYLNNRVRIGDIANVTLGPDVETSIVRVNGKPGVGLGIVRQAQSNTLDISEGIRAAVDNLNKTLPEGVQITITSDDASFIKGAIHEVEVALIVAVLSVVVIIFLFLWDLRATFIPALSIPVALIGTFAAIYLAGFSVNILTLLALVLATGLVVDDAIVVLENIVRHRNLGAGPRAAAVIGTREVFFAVIATTLTLVAVFVPISFLPGQAGGLFREFGFVLAIAILLSAIVALTLCPMLASRFLKDVKKPAADIADNEGNLNGEENNGQEALSNGHSKPALLLNVAHALQNFYARSLHRALDHPWIVVLLSLGFVVLSAGGYLTLRQELTPSEDRAQVFLRINGPQGISVDYLNDEMRKIEDALLPFKERGEIINTYSVSGTFGSSNNGFLMLNLAPWGERHRSQQEIVQEINQIMKGFPAVRVIAAEGNSLGIRGAGQGLQFAILGTDYAKLQPVADQLVRKMQEDPRFVQPRLSVEATQPQLFIDINRERATDLGIDITGLANAVQSMLDGRKIGSVYIGDRSYDVKLVSNSTPVNDPTDLENIFMKTADDRFVPMSVVTTVKEKPVPPELGRESRMRSIALTASLAPGFALGEAFEQALDLAKPILPAGSYIIPLAEAATLSETSSGLIIVFGFALVIILLVLAAQFESFISGLIVMATVPLGLGSAVFAMMVSGVSLNVYSEIGLVLLVGIMAKNGILIVEFADQLRNRNQTLHEAVENAANIRLRPVSMTMICAILGGVPLILASGAGAEARISLGFVIVGGLGLATIATLYVTPVTYLLLGRFIRPKAEEDFELEEELDAAQNAKTTG